Proteins encoded in a region of the Mucilaginibacter sabulilitoris genome:
- a CDS encoding abortive infection family protein: MNTITDVSRQSIADETTIGRLWYHGRLTEPDFLARLFDLKKLPSRDSRYSDAYGDIYQHMVNNNDWPEDWYLGDPRINILHCDDELYGKFLALSLHPRTRSDEEEVRSLVRIYNKHLAADGFQVVQTGDISGKPVFEIRPLGAGSYIAVATKQNIKKYLNTEYVEGKINTMHDAVLKDTETAIGTAKELLETTCKSILKQKGIAIDKDWTLPQLLRTTTRTLDFKPKHAQDAQRAETAILTILSGINNIVQGVAELRNSYGTGHGKDADFKGLETKFAKLFVGVVSHLVILLLETNGEMAELVEPEPGF, from the coding sequence ATGAACACGATCACGGACGTCAGCCGTCAAAGCATAGCAGATGAAACAACCATCGGCAGGTTATGGTACCATGGCCGCCTTACGGAGCCGGACTTCCTGGCGCGGCTATTCGACCTGAAAAAATTACCTTCGAGAGATTCGAGGTACAGCGACGCGTATGGGGACATTTACCAGCATATGGTCAATAATAATGACTGGCCGGAGGATTGGTACCTGGGTGATCCCCGGATCAATATTCTGCATTGCGACGACGAGCTTTACGGTAAATTCTTAGCGCTCAGCCTTCACCCCCGCACAAGGAGCGATGAGGAAGAAGTGCGATCACTGGTCAGAATTTATAACAAACACTTGGCTGCGGATGGTTTCCAGGTGGTCCAAACAGGGGACATTTCCGGAAAGCCGGTCTTCGAGATCCGCCCTCTGGGTGCGGGCAGCTATATTGCCGTGGCCACCAAACAAAACATTAAGAAATATCTGAATACCGAATATGTCGAAGGTAAGATCAACACCATGCACGATGCGGTTTTGAAGGATACCGAAACGGCCATCGGCACGGCGAAGGAGCTGTTGGAAACTACCTGCAAGTCTATCCTGAAACAAAAAGGCATCGCTATTGATAAGGACTGGACGCTGCCACAATTATTGCGGACGACGACACGAACCCTTGATTTTAAACCGAAACATGCCCAGGATGCACAAAGGGCGGAAACGGCGATCTTAACCATCCTCAGCGGGATCAATAATATCGTACAGGGGGTGGCCGAACTACGCAACAGCTATGGTACGGGGCATGGCAAGGACGCTGACTTTAAGGGGCTGGAAACCAAATTCGCCAAATTATTTGTAGGCGTGGTGTCACACCTAGTTATATTACTGCTGGAAACCAATGGCGAAATGGCGGAGCTGGTGGAACCTGAACCTGGCTTTTAA
- a CDS encoding ATP-dependent helicase: MILAKLNKEQKIAVQQDGHVLLTACPGSGKTRVIIHKLAHELSMMAEGSKKKVMALTFTVRASEEIFRRLNAMGINSDQIWSGTLHSFCLEWIIRPYSCYLPELMNGYTIADETFCADLIDTLKVKHKLKAIDPVNFRFNRDGSFAEPKSIQRELLKEYHAVLKKKKLIDFELLLLYAYRILISLPKIPQTLSNLFKLICVDEYQDTQDLMYAIICQIVKTGKTKTSLFLVGDTDQAIYASLGGVAKNIAEIKSEIGGLPITPLTLTGNYRTCQRVIDFYSHFQTQKIKIEAVGQNAKQKGMITFNNVVHHGGIVEEIARLIRISLDKGIPEGEICVLVPQWWLITSVSKKLRAILPGVNFDASGLAPMARNRDNIWYKLSRLFLTGPNPRIYALRYKWAEELINDFSSQTKANFEEQFQHPKSLLRLINSIKSVETEGMPYLHDCFDQFLVEVKIDYSLHPSLVENRKLFFAHIEKRLSDPVFSIPSDILSFKSFYREMSGVIINTCVGVKGEEFETVIAYGLLNGYIPHWNEIFSGNANEASKKLMYVICSRAKTNLHLISEKGRTTKKGDELAMNPELKDVVFDYDIH, encoded by the coding sequence ATGATCCTGGCCAAACTGAATAAAGAGCAGAAAATAGCGGTTCAGCAAGACGGCCATGTACTATTAACGGCATGCCCCGGCAGCGGAAAAACTCGCGTGATCATTCATAAACTGGCGCATGAACTAAGTATGATGGCGGAGGGAAGTAAAAAGAAGGTGATGGCATTAACGTTTACCGTCCGGGCATCAGAGGAGATTTTCCGGAGGCTGAATGCGATGGGTATCAACAGCGATCAAATATGGTCGGGAACCCTACATTCATTTTGCCTTGAATGGATCATTCGCCCTTATTCGTGTTACCTGCCCGAATTAATGAATGGCTACACCATCGCCGACGAAACCTTTTGTGCCGATCTGATCGATACTTTAAAGGTAAAGCATAAATTAAAAGCCATCGATCCCGTCAATTTCCGGTTCAACCGGGACGGGAGCTTTGCAGAACCTAAGTCGATCCAAAGGGAACTGTTAAAAGAATACCACGCGGTACTAAAAAAGAAGAAACTGATCGATTTTGAATTACTGCTGTTATATGCCTACCGGATATTGATTAGTCTTCCTAAGATCCCGCAGACCCTGTCCAACCTGTTTAAACTGATCTGCGTAGATGAATACCAGGATACACAGGATCTGATGTATGCCATTATTTGCCAGATCGTAAAGACTGGCAAAACGAAAACATCCCTGTTTCTGGTCGGTGATACCGACCAGGCTATTTATGCCTCGTTGGGTGGAGTGGCTAAAAATATCGCTGAAATTAAATCGGAGATCGGCGGCTTGCCGATAACGCCCCTCACGCTGACGGGCAACTATCGCACTTGCCAGCGGGTAATTGATTTTTATTCTCATTTCCAGACCCAAAAGATAAAGATCGAAGCGGTGGGCCAAAACGCAAAACAGAAAGGGATGATCACATTTAATAATGTGGTGCACCACGGTGGGATCGTTGAAGAAATTGCTAGGTTGATCCGCATTAGCCTTGACAAGGGTATTCCTGAAGGTGAAATCTGTGTGCTCGTGCCACAATGGTGGTTGATCACTTCAGTTTCAAAAAAACTGAGGGCAATCCTGCCGGGTGTTAATTTTGACGCGTCGGGATTGGCGCCTATGGCCAGGAACAGGGATAATATCTGGTACAAGTTGTCAAGGTTGTTTTTAACTGGGCCTAATCCGAGAATCTATGCCTTGCGCTATAAATGGGCTGAAGAGCTCATTAATGATTTTAGCAGCCAGACGAAAGCCAATTTTGAGGAGCAGTTTCAGCATCCAAAATCACTGCTGCGGTTGATCAATAGCATTAAATCGGTCGAGACAGAAGGCATGCCTTATTTGCATGACTGTTTCGATCAGTTTCTGGTGGAGGTGAAGATCGACTATTCGTTACATCCTTCTTTGGTGGAAAACAGGAAATTATTTTTTGCACACATCGAAAAGCGCTTGAGCGATCCCGTTTTCAGCATACCCAGCGATATCCTTTCATTCAAAAGCTTCTACCGGGAAATGAGCGGGGTCATCATCAACACCTGCGTGGGCGTTAAAGGTGAGGAATTCGAGACTGTGATCGCTTACGGGCTTCTAAACGGCTATATTCCGCACTGGAACGAGATATTTTCCGGGAACGCGAATGAAGCTTCCAAAAAACTGATGTATGTGATCTGCTCAAGGGCCAAGACCAATTTGCACCTCATCAGCGAAAAAGGCAGAACGACAAAAAAAGGAGATGAACTGGCCATGAACCCGGAACTAAAAGATGTTGTATTCGATTATGATATACATTAA
- a CDS encoding ATP-dependent nuclease, with the protein MYISSLSIRNFRNFKCARFKFNDGINTIIGENGSGKTNLFFAIRILIDDTLPRYIRFNSTDFNRSLGSNWAGHWIIISIVFDELDASEEAQALAVQSSGHMDTNTKGSYAVYFRPKYQFRKELFDYSQTLAKDAAGLKLLLDKISLDNYETVYLSRGSADFCDEATYKQYIGDFETIEFPDPDQKEELIFGTWLPKEINIHNEVSCTFIKALRDVESDLKSYANNPLINLLRGKERTVAVAKQQEIIDSIDSLNEQISSLDEVKKVKKGIDRSLKETVGTTYAPNINLKSELPNEMEKLFQSLKLWVGDPDDEGYEGRLWELSLGGANLIYLSLKLLEYENVKADKIANFLLIEEPEAHIHTHIQKTLFNNLGTNQTQILISTHSTHISSVSKISRVNILCRGKQQAAVFHPSNNLTDIEIGRIERYLDAVRSTLLFAKGILLVEGDAEQILIPEMFQKVFGLSLDEIGLSLVNIGSTGFKNVARLFHTDRIQKNCAIVTDSDLSIVPLADDPDEDSDEEKKCRASQKSGAERKTDLDAFCKGNKYLKPYYATYTFEVDLLMNANSHEYVSCLPKIYKTPGNIATSKARLEDDDVAVAGSEVLRLAEKFGKGWLALLAAEQLVYNTYIPDYILEAIAFSSAHLNPASRAKAVRHRLKSFKGHAKSSDYSAAMSFVTRDKENQELVDDFCKVFPEDQLTQFLAMI; encoded by the coding sequence ATGTATATCTCCTCCCTCTCTATTCGAAATTTTAGAAACTTCAAATGTGCCCGATTCAAATTTAACGATGGGATCAATACAATTATCGGAGAGAACGGGTCGGGTAAAACCAATTTATTTTTTGCAATAAGGATTCTGATAGATGACACGTTGCCGCGTTATATCCGTTTTAATAGCACGGATTTCAACCGCTCGCTGGGTTCCAATTGGGCAGGCCATTGGATTATCATCTCTATAGTATTCGACGAGCTTGATGCCAGTGAGGAGGCGCAGGCGCTCGCTGTACAATCCAGCGGGCATATGGATACCAATACAAAAGGCAGTTATGCCGTCTATTTTCGGCCAAAATACCAGTTCCGGAAGGAACTCTTTGACTATTCGCAGACTCTCGCTAAGGATGCGGCCGGCCTGAAGCTATTGCTCGACAAAATATCGCTCGACAACTATGAAACGGTATATCTCAGTCGTGGATCTGCCGATTTTTGTGATGAAGCCACCTATAAGCAATATATCGGCGACTTTGAGACCATTGAATTTCCAGATCCGGATCAAAAAGAAGAATTGATCTTCGGCACCTGGCTGCCTAAAGAGATCAATATTCATAACGAGGTATCCTGTACCTTCATCAAAGCCCTGCGCGACGTGGAAAGCGACCTGAAATCATATGCCAATAACCCGCTGATCAACTTGCTCCGAGGCAAGGAAAGAACGGTTGCGGTCGCGAAACAGCAGGAGATCATTGACAGTATCGATAGTCTGAACGAGCAGATAAGTTCCCTGGATGAGGTAAAAAAAGTAAAAAAAGGAATCGATAGGTCCTTAAAAGAAACGGTCGGCACAACCTATGCACCTAATATTAACCTGAAATCAGAATTGCCGAACGAAATGGAAAAGCTTTTCCAATCGTTAAAATTATGGGTGGGCGACCCCGATGACGAAGGCTATGAGGGTCGTTTATGGGAACTCAGCCTCGGAGGCGCCAACCTGATCTATTTGTCCCTGAAATTATTAGAATACGAAAACGTAAAAGCGGACAAGATCGCAAACTTTCTGTTAATAGAGGAGCCTGAGGCGCATATCCACACGCATATCCAGAAAACACTTTTTAATAACCTGGGCACCAACCAAACGCAAATACTCATCTCCACTCATTCCACCCATATCTCATCGGTCAGCAAAATCAGCCGGGTCAATATCCTCTGCCGTGGCAAACAGCAGGCCGCTGTCTTCCATCCGTCCAATAACTTAACGGATATCGAGATCGGAAGGATAGAGCGGTACCTGGATGCGGTAAGAAGCACGCTGCTTTTTGCAAAGGGCATCCTGCTGGTGGAAGGCGATGCCGAGCAAATACTGATACCAGAGATGTTCCAAAAAGTATTTGGCTTAAGTTTGGACGAGATCGGTTTAAGTTTGGTTAATATTGGCAGCACCGGGTTCAAAAACGTAGCGCGACTATTTCATACCGACAGGATCCAGAAAAATTGCGCGATCGTGACCGATAGCGATCTATCTATTGTGCCCTTGGCCGATGATCCGGATGAGGATAGCGATGAAGAGAAAAAATGCCGCGCTTCCCAAAAATCCGGCGCGGAACGGAAAACAGACTTGGATGCTTTTTGCAAAGGCAATAAATATTTAAAGCCCTATTATGCCACCTATACTTTTGAGGTCGATCTATTGATGAATGCCAATAGCCATGAATATGTAAGTTGCTTGCCCAAAATATATAAAACGCCCGGCAACATTGCAACATCCAAGGCGAGACTGGAAGATGATGACGTGGCCGTAGCGGGATCGGAAGTGCTGCGGTTGGCGGAAAAATTTGGGAAAGGCTGGCTTGCATTGCTGGCGGCAGAACAGTTGGTTTACAACACTTATATCCCGGACTATATCTTAGAGGCCATCGCCTTTAGCTCGGCTCACCTCAACCCCGCTTCCAGGGCGAAAGCCGTGCGGCACCGGTTAAAATCTTTTAAGGGCCATGCAAAAAGTAGTGACTATAGTGCGGCCATGAGTTTTGTCACCAGGGATAAGGAGAACCAAGAATTGGTTGACGATTTTTGTAAGGTTTTTCCGGAAGATCAGTTAACGCAATTCTTAGCAATGATATGA